In one Rhodocyclaceae bacterium genomic region, the following are encoded:
- a CDS encoding tripartite tricarboxylate transporter substrate binding protein yields the protein MILRPQAAPAAGASVQAPACAPRWRAHQAPAPFALLLLLASTLLPAPASAQGYPVRPVRMVVPFPAGGGSDTTARILNARLSDRLRQPLLVENRTGAGGTIGAEYVARSAPDGHVLLLGSPELVMLPAVAPRVSYDPLKDFAPIARVADVPLVLVVHPALPVASARELIALARRRPGELAFGSAGSGTTSHLAMALFNALTGTRMLHVPYKGAVLAVPDLLAGTLQAGMNSTPAAVPLVRSGRLRALAMSTVRRSPLLPEVPTLAEAGVPGYEVALWTGVLAPAGTPAATVSLLAREIGGALQSAEVRDGLARLGAEPNFALPEAFSTFLQSEYAKWIKLTRDADIRIDLQ from the coding sequence GTGATCCTGCGGCCGCAGGCGGCACCCGCGGCCGGGGCTTCGGTACAGGCGCCGGCATGCGCGCCCCGCTGGCGTGCGCACCAGGCGCCCGCGCCCTTCGCGCTGCTTCTGTTGCTTGCGTCCACCCTGCTGCCGGCGCCCGCATCGGCGCAGGGCTATCCCGTCCGGCCGGTGCGCATGGTCGTCCCGTTTCCGGCGGGCGGCGGGTCCGACACCACGGCGCGCATCCTCAATGCCCGGCTGTCCGACCGGCTCAGGCAGCCGCTGCTCGTCGAGAACCGCACCGGCGCAGGCGGCACCATCGGCGCGGAATACGTCGCGCGTTCGGCCCCAGACGGGCACGTGCTGCTGCTCGGGTCGCCGGAACTGGTGATGCTGCCGGCCGTCGCACCGCGCGTCTCGTACGATCCGTTGAAGGATTTCGCCCCGATCGCCCGGGTGGCCGACGTGCCGCTGGTGCTGGTGGTGCATCCGGCGCTGCCGGTCGCCAGCGCGCGCGAACTGATCGCGCTCGCGCGCCGCCGTCCGGGCGAACTGGCCTTCGGCTCGGCGGGCAGCGGCACGACTTCGCATCTTGCGATGGCGCTGTTCAATGCGCTGACCGGCACCCGCATGCTGCATGTGCCGTACAAGGGTGCGGTGCTGGCCGTGCCCGACCTGCTCGCCGGTACCCTGCAGGCGGGCATGAACAGCACCCCGGCTGCGGTGCCCCTGGTGCGCTCGGGTCGCCTGCGTGCGCTTGCCATGAGCACCGTCCGCCGCTCGCCACTGCTGCCTGAGGTGCCCACGCTGGCCGAGGCCGGCGTGCCCGGCTACGAGGTGGCCCTGTGGACTGGCGTGCTGGCACCCGCCGGCACGCCGGCGGCGACGGTCTCCCTGCTCGCGCGCGAGATCGGGGGCGCACTGCAGTCGGCCGAGGTGCGCGACGGGCTGGCCAGGCTCGGCGCGGAACCGAACTTTGCGCTGCCTGAAGCGTTCTCGACCTTCCTGCAGTCCGAGTATGCGAAATGGATCAAGCTCACCCGCGATGCCGACATCCGCATCGACCTGCAATGA
- a CDS encoding xanthine dehydrogenase family protein molybdopterin-binding subunit, whose translation MKHGERHNGDANPRRRFVGQRVTRLEDPPLVTGRGTYVGNLNFPHQLHMRVVRSTYANAIIRSIDTSAALAHPGCRGVWTGADVADIPPITFRPTSIQGLEPYRQFILARERVRYVGEPIAVVFADDPYVAEDLADLVTMDGEQLPVILSADTPPGEFATGLSTEALVLRKNFGDIEAALRGAFKVVEVDVQVGRHSGVPMENRGALARIDHSRDVLECYGQGKRPHAHRDAVATLIGRSPASMHFYEGHIGGGFGVRGEIYPEDVLVCLAAQRFDRPVKWVEDRRENLLACNHSREQRHVVRGAFDEQGRLLGIDAKLWHDQGAYVRTHGARVPDMAMGTLIGAYHVPSYRTVGYVRMTNKTPAATYRSPGRFESTYACERLMDAAAEQFGLSRIEIRRRNLIPKAAYPYARAMEILDHPVELDSGDFAGLLDKTLVDIRWDELQAQVAARRAKGELVGVGMGFFMEKGGLGPVDGAKVTVDTRGKVQVITGASSIGQGVETVMAQIAADALGVEYRDVKVIHGRTDVLEYGIGSHASRATVMTGGATRMAALNVRRKALEFASRHLVEAPVEMLDIVEGQVVRVDRPGEPGIPIGKVAAALAPSPATVEFGNPGLTAEGWFETAGMTHPYGIHTAVVTVDPDTGATKVERFHVAYDIGCAINPMLVEGQIVGGVAQGLGGALFEEFVYDERGEPLSVTFADYLMPTANEMPPVDVLLTEDAPSPNNALGMKGAGEAGITGVGAAIAAAIDDAIGIPNAITRLPVTPQRLKALLKQHAAASK comes from the coding sequence CTGAAGCACGGCGAGCGCCACAACGGCGATGCCAACCCGCGCCGCAGGTTCGTCGGCCAGCGCGTCACCCGGCTGGAGGATCCGCCGCTGGTCACCGGCCGCGGCACCTACGTCGGCAACCTGAACTTCCCGCACCAGCTGCACATGCGCGTGGTGCGCTCCACCTACGCGAACGCGATCATCCGCTCGATCGACACCTCGGCTGCGCTGGCGCATCCGGGTTGTCGCGGCGTGTGGACCGGTGCCGACGTCGCCGACATCCCGCCGATCACCTTCCGGCCGACCAGCATCCAGGGCCTCGAGCCCTATCGCCAGTTCATCCTCGCGCGCGAGCGCGTGCGCTACGTGGGCGAGCCGATCGCGGTGGTGTTCGCGGACGACCCGTATGTCGCCGAAGACCTCGCCGACCTGGTCACGATGGACGGCGAGCAGTTGCCGGTGATCCTGTCGGCGGATACGCCGCCGGGCGAATTCGCCACCGGCCTGTCCACCGAGGCGCTGGTGCTGCGCAAGAACTTCGGCGACATCGAGGCGGCGCTGCGCGGCGCGTTCAAGGTCGTCGAGGTCGACGTGCAGGTCGGCCGGCACTCCGGCGTGCCGATGGAGAATCGCGGCGCGCTCGCGCGCATCGATCACTCGCGCGACGTGCTCGAGTGCTACGGCCAGGGCAAGCGTCCGCATGCGCACCGCGATGCGGTGGCGACGCTGATCGGGCGCAGCCCCGCCAGCATGCACTTCTACGAAGGTCACATCGGTGGCGGCTTCGGCGTGCGCGGCGAGATCTACCCCGAAGACGTGCTGGTCTGCCTCGCGGCACAGCGCTTCGACCGTCCGGTGAAGTGGGTCGAGGATCGGCGCGAGAACCTGCTCGCCTGCAACCACTCGCGCGAACAGCGCCATGTGGTGCGCGGCGCGTTCGACGAACAGGGCCGACTGCTCGGCATCGATGCGAAGCTCTGGCACGACCAGGGTGCTTATGTACGCACCCACGGGGCGCGCGTGCCCGACATGGCAATGGGCACGCTGATCGGTGCCTACCATGTGCCGTCCTACCGCACGGTCGGTTACGTACGCATGACCAACAAGACGCCGGCGGCCACCTATCGATCGCCGGGCCGGTTCGAATCCACCTACGCCTGCGAGCGGCTGATGGATGCTGCGGCGGAACAGTTCGGGCTGTCGCGCATCGAGATCCGCCGGCGCAACCTGATCCCCAAGGCCGCCTATCCGTACGCGCGGGCGATGGAGATCCTCGACCATCCGGTCGAGCTCGACTCCGGCGATTTCGCCGGCCTGCTTGACAAGACACTGGTGGATATCAGGTGGGACGAACTGCAGGCGCAGGTCGCCGCCCGGCGTGCGAAGGGTGAGCTTGTCGGCGTCGGCATGGGCTTCTTCATGGAGAAGGGCGGCCTCGGGCCGGTCGACGGCGCGAAGGTCACGGTCGACACCCGCGGCAAGGTGCAGGTGATCACCGGCGCATCCTCGATCGGGCAGGGCGTAGAGACCGTGATGGCGCAGATCGCCGCCGACGCGCTCGGCGTCGAGTACCGCGACGTGAAGGTGATCCACGGCCGCACCGACGTGCTCGAGTACGGCATCGGTTCGCATGCCTCGCGCGCGACGGTGATGACCGGCGGGGCGACGCGCATGGCCGCGCTCAACGTGCGGCGCAAGGCGCTCGAGTTCGCGTCCCGGCACCTGGTCGAGGCACCGGTCGAGATGCTCGATATCGTCGAGGGACAGGTGGTGCGCGTCGACCGGCCAGGCGAGCCCGGCATCCCTATCGGCAAGGTGGCTGCCGCGCTGGCGCCCAGCCCGGCTACGGTCGAGTTCGGCAATCCGGGCCTGACTGCCGAGGGCTGGTTCGAAACCGCCGGCATGACCCATCCGTACGGCATCCACACCGCGGTGGTGACGGTCGATCCCGATACGGGCGCGACGAAGGTCGAGCGCTTCCACGTTGCCTACGACATCGGCTGCGCGATCAACCCGATGCTGGTGGAGGGCCAGATCGTCGGTGGCGTCGCCCAGGGTCTGGGTGGCGCGCTGTTCGAGGAGTTCGTCTACGACGAGCGTGGCGAGCCGCTGTCGGTGACCTTCGCCGATTATCTGATGCCGACCGCCAACGAAATGCCGCCGGTCGATGTGCTGTTGACCGAGGATGCACCCAGCCCCAACAACGCGCTCGGCATGAAAGGTGCCGGCGAGGCAGGCATCACCGGCGTCGGTGCGGCGATCGCAGCGGCCATCGACGATGCGATCGGCATCCCGAATGCGATCACGCGGTTGCCGGTGACGCCGCAGCGGTTGAAGGCGCTGCTGAAGCAGCACGCTGCCGCTTCGAAGTAA
- a CDS encoding xanthine dehydrogenase family protein molybdopterin-binding subunit, which produces MSTAAATAMSPIVDPARPGDSLIGASVPRLEDHALLTGHGRFVDDIHMPGLLQAAFVRSPHAHAAIRSIDASAALALPGVHAVYTYEDFKPHFATDRLVVGLPSSHYKQDHNRQVLAADEAVHVGEPVAIVLADTRYIAEDAATLVDVDFDPLPAVSDCRAALAPDAPLVHRESPHNLLAEFDMKYGESERVFAEAKHVFSESFWQHRGGSHSIECRGCVARHDSLEDRTTLWTSTQMPHAAMRVICEILGLHENQIRVATPDVGGGFGPKLVTYPEEICVTLAARLCGRPVKWIEDRREHFIATTQERDQYWDTEVAVDDEGRVLGIRGSIVHDHGAYTARGINLAHNSAENVPLGYEIPHYAMNVKVALTNKVPVTPVRGAGHPQGTFVMERLLDRVARELKLDRAEVRRRNMIPPEKMPYRTQLKARGGQWVTLDSGDFPACFAEALQRADWEGFPARQAAARAEGRYVGIGLSNFVKGTGRGPFESVTVRIGPSGKVHAYAGAAAMGQGTRTMLSQVVAEQLGRDLSNVTVTTGDTAATAMGLGGSNSRQTVVAGSSAHVAAQNVRAKVLKVAAVLLKATEAELEIVGNEVVVVGQPSRRVELGAIARSLVGTAGYSLPGGVSAGLEATEQVLIDDMAFSSGSAVVEVEVDPETGGVHILRLVFVHDAGRMINPMVIDGQLAGGIAHGIGNALFEWMGFDENAQPVTTNLGEYLLVTSTEMPRMELHHRESPTPGNPLGVKGVGECGVIPMTPAIMSAIEDALSPFGVRINQTPITPAQLYALIENGMKGKQA; this is translated from the coding sequence ATGAGCACGGCCGCCGCGACCGCCATGTCGCCGATCGTCGATCCTGCGCGCCCGGGCGACAGCCTGATCGGTGCCAGCGTCCCGCGGCTGGAGGACCATGCACTGCTCACCGGGCATGGTCGATTCGTCGACGACATCCACATGCCCGGCCTGTTGCAGGCGGCGTTCGTGCGCAGCCCGCATGCCCATGCAGCGATCCGGAGCATCGATGCCTCGGCCGCGCTGGCGCTGCCCGGCGTGCACGCGGTCTACACCTACGAAGACTTCAAGCCGCATTTCGCCACCGACCGTCTGGTGGTCGGCCTGCCCAGCTCGCACTACAAGCAGGACCACAACCGACAGGTGCTTGCTGCCGACGAGGCGGTCCATGTCGGCGAACCGGTCGCGATCGTGCTCGCCGACACGCGCTACATCGCCGAGGACGCGGCGACGCTGGTCGATGTGGATTTCGATCCGTTGCCGGCGGTATCCGACTGCCGGGCTGCGCTCGCACCCGATGCGCCACTGGTGCACCGTGAATCGCCGCACAACCTGCTCGCCGAGTTCGACATGAAGTACGGCGAAAGCGAGCGCGTGTTCGCCGAGGCGAAGCATGTGTTCAGCGAGTCGTTCTGGCAGCACCGCGGCGGCAGCCATTCGATCGAGTGCCGAGGCTGCGTCGCGCGCCACGACTCGCTCGAGGACCGCACGACGCTATGGACATCCACCCAGATGCCGCATGCGGCGATGCGCGTGATCTGCGAGATCCTCGGGCTGCACGAGAACCAGATCCGCGTGGCGACGCCGGATGTCGGCGGCGGCTTCGGCCCGAAGCTGGTCACCTACCCCGAAGAGATCTGCGTGACGCTGGCCGCGCGCCTGTGCGGCCGGCCGGTCAAGTGGATCGAGGATCGTCGCGAACACTTCATCGCGACCACCCAGGAGCGCGACCAGTACTGGGATACGGAAGTCGCAGTCGACGATGAAGGCCGGGTGCTCGGCATCCGCGGCTCGATCGTGCACGACCACGGGGCCTACACCGCGCGCGGCATCAACCTCGCGCACAACTCGGCCGAGAACGTGCCGCTCGGCTACGAGATCCCGCATTACGCGATGAACGTGAAGGTGGCGCTGACCAACAAGGTGCCGGTGACGCCGGTGCGCGGCGCCGGGCATCCGCAGGGCACGTTCGTGATGGAGCGGCTGCTCGACCGTGTCGCGCGCGAACTGAAGCTCGATCGCGCCGAGGTGCGCCGGCGCAACATGATCCCGCCGGAGAAGATGCCCTACCGCACGCAGCTGAAGGCGCGCGGCGGCCAGTGGGTGACGCTCGACAGCGGCGACTTCCCGGCGTGCTTTGCCGAGGCGCTGCAGCGCGCCGACTGGGAGGGTTTCCCGGCGCGCCAGGCCGCGGCGCGCGCAGAGGGCCGCTACGTCGGCATCGGTCTTTCGAACTTCGTCAAGGGCACGGGCCGCGGCCCGTTCGAATCGGTCACGGTGCGCATCGGCCCTTCGGGCAAGGTGCATGCGTATGCCGGCGCTGCCGCGATGGGGCAGGGCACGCGCACGATGCTGTCGCAGGTGGTGGCCGAGCAGCTCGGGCGCGATCTGTCGAATGTCACCGTCACCACCGGTGACACCGCAGCCACGGCGATGGGCCTGGGCGGATCGAACAGCCGGCAGACCGTGGTGGCGGGCTCTTCCGCCCATGTCGCCGCGCAGAACGTGCGTGCGAAGGTGCTGAAGGTCGCGGCAGTACTCCTGAAGGCGACGGAAGCCGAACTGGAGATCGTCGGCAACGAGGTCGTGGTGGTCGGCCAGCCGTCGCGCCGCGTCGAACTCGGCGCGATCGCGCGTTCGCTGGTCGGTACCGCGGGCTACTCGCTGCCTGGTGGCGTAAGCGCCGGCCTGGAGGCGACCGAGCAGGTGCTGATCGACGACATGGCATTCTCGAGCGGCTCGGCGGTCGTCGAGGTCGAGGTCGATCCGGAAACCGGTGGCGTGCACATCCTGCGCCTGGTTTTCGTGCACGACGCCGGGCGCATGATCAACCCGATGGTGATCGACGGGCAGCTTGCCGGCGGCATCGCGCACGGCATCGGCAATGCGCTGTTCGAATGGATGGGCTTCGACGAGAACGCCCAGCCGGTGACGACCAACCTGGGCGAATACCTGCTGGTCACCTCGACCGAGATGCCGCGGATGGAACTGCATCATCGGGAATCGCCGACGCCGGGCAATCCGCTGGGGGTGAAGGGCGTGGGCGAATGCGGCGTGATCCCGATGACCCCGGCGATCATGTCGGCGATCGAGGATGCACTGTCGCCGTTCGGGGTGCGCATCAACCAGACGCCGATCACGCCGGCGCAGCTCTATGCGTTGATCGAAAACGGCATGAAGGGGAAGCAGGCATGA
- a CDS encoding tripartite tricarboxylate transporter substrate binding protein has product MMTKQAHKSLMVAAAVAGSMFAGHALAQAWPAKPIRMVVPFPVGGGSDSTARILAQRLQDRLKQQIIVENRTGAGGAIGTEFAARAVPDGYTILLGSASEIVMLPAVASKLSFDPLKDFVAIARVADVPLLLVTHPALPVKNTRDLIELARKRPGEINYGSAGNGSTSHLSMALFNSVTGTKMVHVPYKGSVQATTDLVGGMLQAGTNTMPAALPFVKSGRLRVLAITTPRRSPLLPEVPTVSESGVPGYEVTLWTGVFAPTGTPKEIVAQYGREIEASLAQPDAKEALAKLGSEANFSPLEPFTAFLKVDFARWVKLTREANIRLDPQ; this is encoded by the coding sequence ATGATGACGAAACAGGCGCACAAGTCCCTGATGGTTGCCGCGGCGGTCGCCGGGTCCATGTTCGCGGGCCACGCGCTGGCCCAGGCCTGGCCGGCGAAGCCGATCCGCATGGTGGTGCCGTTCCCGGTGGGCGGCGGTTCCGACTCCACCGCGCGCATCCTGGCGCAGCGGCTGCAGGACCGGCTGAAGCAGCAGATCATCGTCGAGAACCGTACCGGTGCGGGGGGCGCGATCGGCACCGAATTCGCGGCCCGCGCGGTGCCGGACGGCTACACCATCCTGCTCGGCTCGGCCTCCGAGATCGTGATGCTGCCCGCGGTGGCGAGCAAGCTCAGCTTCGATCCGCTGAAGGATTTCGTCGCGATCGCACGCGTGGCCGACGTGCCGCTGCTGCTGGTGACCCATCCTGCACTGCCGGTGAAGAACACGCGCGACCTGATCGAGCTCGCGCGCAAGCGCCCCGGCGAGATCAACTACGGCTCGGCCGGCAACGGATCGACCTCTCACCTGTCGATGGCCCTGTTCAATTCCGTCACCGGCACGAAGATGGTGCACGTCCCCTACAAGGGCAGCGTGCAGGCGACCACCGACCTGGTGGGCGGCATGTTGCAGGCCGGCACCAACACGATGCCCGCGGCGCTGCCGTTCGTGAAGAGCGGCCGCCTGCGCGTACTGGCGATCACCACGCCGCGCCGCTCGCCGCTGCTGCCCGAGGTGCCTACTGTGTCCGAGTCGGGCGTGCCTGGCTATGAAGTGACCCTGTGGACCGGCGTGTTCGCCCCGACCGGCACGCCGAAGGAGATCGTCGCCCAGTACGGCCGGGAGATCGAGGCCTCGCTCGCCCAGCCCGACGCGAAGGAAGCGCTCGCCAAGCTGGGCTCGGAAGCCAACTTCTCCCCGCTCGAGCCGTTCACCGCCTTCCTCAAGGTCGACTTCGCGCGCTGGGTCAAGCTCACGCGCGAAGCCAATATCCGGCTCGACCCGCAGTGA
- a CDS encoding FAD binding domain-containing protein: MKAGSFEWHPARSADEAVALLAEYAPQDGRVIAGGQSLVPSMALRLAFPSHLIDINGVEEFSRVRVEGTDLVIGACVRHSAFHAPVEPGPLGRLLTQVVHNIAHYPIRQRGTFCGSLANADPASEWCLVAATLGARMVARSVRGERVIEASEWFQGIMTTALEEDELLAEVRLPLLPAGSRAGFYEFSRRAGDYALAMALVAWSDDRGTMRDVRIGTGSVEVQPRRIAVAEALLEGRAASPEAIAAAAAAVSADVDPLEDIHTSADYRRDLVGTAVRRAHAQAGD; encoded by the coding sequence ATGAAGGCAGGGTCGTTCGAGTGGCACCCGGCGCGCAGCGCCGATGAAGCGGTCGCGCTGCTGGCCGAGTACGCGCCGCAGGATGGCCGGGTGATCGCCGGCGGGCAGAGCCTGGTGCCGAGCATGGCGTTGCGCCTGGCGTTCCCGTCGCACCTGATCGACATCAACGGCGTCGAGGAATTCTCGCGCGTGCGCGTCGAAGGCACCGACCTGGTCATCGGCGCCTGCGTGCGCCATTCCGCTTTCCATGCGCCGGTCGAACCCGGCCCGCTGGGGCGGCTGCTGACGCAGGTCGTGCACAACATCGCGCACTACCCGATCCGCCAGCGCGGCACCTTCTGCGGCAGCCTTGCCAATGCCGATCCAGCGTCCGAATGGTGCCTGGTCGCGGCGACCCTCGGCGCGCGCATGGTCGCGCGCAGCGTGCGCGGCGAACGGGTGATCGAAGCGTCCGAATGGTTCCAGGGCATCATGACCACCGCGCTCGAAGAAGACGAACTGCTCGCCGAAGTGCGGCTGCCGCTGCTGCCCGCCGGCAGCCGCGCCGGGTTCTACGAATTCAGCCGGCGCGCCGGCGACTATGCACTGGCGATGGCACTGGTGGCCTGGAGCGACGACCGCGGCACGATGCGCGACGTGCGCATCGGCACCGGCAGCGTCGAGGTGCAGCCGCGTCGCATCGCGGTGGCCGAAGCGCTGCTCGAGGGGCGCGCGGCCAGCCCGGAGGCGATCGCCGCCGCGGCGGCGGCGGTGTCGGCGGACGTCGATCCGCTCGAAGACATCCATACCAGCGCCGACTATCGCCGCGACCTGGTCGGCACGGCAGTGCGGCGCGCGCATGCGCAGGCAGGGGACTGA
- a CDS encoding SRPBCC family protein, with protein MEFDNAFDVPLPPAEAWTWLLDIERIATCLPGAELTEVVDAQTYKGKVGVRLGPVSLSFVGQAKLEETDAAAHRARMRATGADSKGRGSTSALIDFSLQPIGDGSATRVDIHSNVTLTGSVAQYGRGSGMIQSVAAQLIGQFGECLRARILEGKAVAAATHASAAVDDAAAADAPAARPAPAQAAKPISGFSLLFGALLASLRNLFGGKKP; from the coding sequence ATGGAATTCGACAACGCGTTCGATGTACCGCTGCCGCCGGCCGAGGCCTGGACCTGGCTGCTCGACATCGAACGGATCGCCACCTGCCTGCCCGGCGCCGAGCTCACCGAGGTGGTCGACGCCCAGACCTACAAGGGCAAGGTCGGTGTCCGCCTCGGTCCCGTCTCGCTTTCCTTCGTCGGCCAGGCGAAGCTGGAGGAGACCGACGCCGCCGCGCACCGCGCCCGCATGCGTGCGACCGGTGCCGATTCGAAGGGACGCGGCAGTACGTCGGCGCTGATCGATTTCTCGTTGCAGCCGATCGGCGATGGCAGCGCGACCAGGGTGGACATCCACAGCAACGTGACGCTGACCGGCTCGGTCGCACAGTACGGCCGGGGCTCCGGCATGATCCAGAGCGTGGCCGCGCAGCTGATCGGCCAGTTCGGCGAATGCCTTCGCGCACGCATCCTTGAAGGCAAGGCGGTGGCTGCTGCCACCCATGCTTCAGCAGCGGTCGATGATGCAGCGGCTGCGGATGCTCCAGCAGCCCGACCGGCACCAGCCCAGGCGGCGAAGCCGATCTCCGGCTTCTCGCTGCTGTTCGGTGCCCTGCTCGCGTCGTTGCGCAACCTGTTCGGCGGGAAGAAACCATGA
- a CDS encoding (2Fe-2S)-binding protein, which produces MASKMAITLDVNGTEHEIRVEPRKTLSDALRGDCGLTGTNVGCEHGVCGACTVLMDGAPVRSCLMFAVQAQGRKLRTVEGLAASSKDGGKLHALQQAFIDNHALQCGFCTSGFLMLAAGTLEQQPDIDDASLREVLSSNLCRCTGYQNILRAVRQVRDAGNGGAR; this is translated from the coding sequence ATGGCATCGAAGATGGCGATCACGCTCGACGTGAACGGAACCGAGCACGAGATCCGCGTCGAACCGCGCAAGACGCTGTCCGACGCGCTGCGCGGCGACTGCGGCCTCACGGGTACCAACGTCGGTTGCGAACACGGCGTCTGCGGCGCCTGCACCGTACTGATGGACGGCGCACCGGTACGCTCATGCCTGATGTTCGCGGTGCAGGCGCAGGGGCGCAAGCTGCGCACGGTCGAGGGCCTGGCAGCTTCGTCGAAGGATGGCGGCAAGTTGCATGCGTTGCAGCAGGCGTTCATCGACAACCATGCGTTGCAGTGCGGCTTCTGCACCTCCGGTTTCCTGATGCTGGCCGCCGGCACGCTCGAACAGCAGCCGGATATCGATGACGCGTCGCTGCGCGAGGTGCTGTCGTCGAACCTCTGCCGCTGCACCGGCTACCAGAACATCCTGCGCGCGGTGCGTCAGGTGCGCGATGCCGGCAACGGAGGTGCGCGGTGA
- the pyrC gene encoding dihydroorotase yields the protein MPTNTPAPSVDRITIRKPDDWHLHVRDGAMLKASLPFTARNFGRAIIMPNLLPPVTTVKEAVAYRERIHQALPEGSTFQPMMTCYLHDMTDPDEVEAGFRDGVFTAVKLYPANATTNSAAGVTDYRKIRPVMARMEKIGIPLLMHGEEVDPEVDVFDREAVWIERRLQPWTKDFPGLKFVLEHISSKIAVDYIRSAAPQVGATITPYHLTHNRTDWLGWGNRPYLYCMPVIKTEADRRALVEAATSGDKCFFLGTDSAPHPVERKLAVVGSAGLFNAPVAIEQYTKVFEQAGALDKLEGFTSLNGPLHYGLPPNAGMITLERSSWTAPEEIKIDGPDGRALVYRGGEQIEWRVTDTVG from the coding sequence ATGCCAACGAACACTCCTGCTCCTTCCGTCGACCGTATCACCATCCGCAAGCCGGATGACTGGCACCTGCATGTCCGCGATGGCGCGATGCTCAAGGCATCGCTGCCGTTCACCGCGCGCAACTTCGGACGGGCGATCATCATGCCCAACCTGCTGCCGCCGGTGACCACGGTCAAGGAGGCAGTCGCCTACCGCGAGCGCATCCATCAGGCGCTGCCGGAGGGATCGACGTTCCAGCCGATGATGACCTGCTACCTGCATGACATGACCGATCCGGACGAGGTCGAGGCAGGGTTCAGGGACGGCGTGTTCACGGCGGTCAAGCTGTATCCCGCAAATGCCACCACCAACTCGGCGGCGGGCGTCACCGACTACCGGAAGATCCGGCCGGTGATGGCGCGCATGGAAAAGATCGGTATTCCGCTGCTGATGCATGGCGAGGAAGTCGATCCCGAGGTCGACGTGTTCGACCGCGAGGCGGTCTGGATCGAGCGACGCCTGCAGCCCTGGACGAAAGACTTCCCCGGCCTGAAGTTCGTGCTCGAGCACATCAGCTCGAAGATCGCCGTCGATTACATCCGAAGCGCGGCACCGCAGGTCGGCGCAACCATCACGCCGTACCACCTGACGCACAACCGCACCGACTGGCTCGGCTGGGGCAATCGCCCCTACCTGTACTGCATGCCGGTGATCAAGACCGAAGCCGACCGGCGCGCGCTGGTCGAGGCGGCCACCTCGGGCGACAAGTGCTTCTTCCTCGGTACCGACTCCGCACCGCATCCGGTCGAGCGCAAGCTGGCTGTGGTCGGTTCGGCAGGGCTGTTCAATGCACCGGTGGCGATCGAGCAGTACACAAAGGTGTTCGAGCAGGCCGGGGCACTCGACAAGCTCGAAGGCTTCACCTCGCTCAACGGGCCGCTGCACTATGGCCTGCCGCCGAACGCCGGGATGATCACGCTGGAACGCAGCTCCTGGACCGCGCCGGAAGAGATCAAGATCGACGGCCCCGACGGGCGCGCGCTGGTCTACCGTGGCGGCGAACAGATCGAGTGGCGGGTGACGGACACGGTCGGCTGA